A part of Paramisgurnus dabryanus chromosome 15, PD_genome_1.1, whole genome shotgun sequence genomic DNA contains:
- the vtcn1 gene encoding V-set domain-containing T-cell activation inhibitor 1 produces the protein MASFGQIIFGTMVVLIIVFAGLIILILTIGFSASQGTVESSSPSIVGNLGQDEVIDCRFNTESSSGLTEDVSISWLKDGLSGVVYEYKNKAAQLQMQNTQFKERAQLFPDVISTGNASLLLRSVKLEDDGVYRCSVTAGKLSGTTSINLRVAGFTAPTFTQQTNTSLTAEAQRWFPQPEVTWLSQSGELLNSSSQFSNNSAGITLVVSVLEFPVKVDDTYTCIIENSLVKAVSEATVTGNEVTGKTYFILNAASTTVLSLQLLFVVILINFFLK, from the exons ATGGCTTCATTTGGACAAATCATTTTTGGGAC TATGGTTGTTCTCATCATTGTATTCGCTGGTCTCATCATTTTAATTTTGACCATTGGATTTTCAG CGTCTCAAGGTACCGTTGAGAGCAGCAGCCCTTCTATTGTGGGAAATCTTGGACAGGACGAGGTCATCGATTGCAGGTTTAATACCGAGAGCAGCAGTGGGTTGACTGAAGATGTATCAATCTCTTGGTTAAAAGATGGTCTTAGTGGGGTGGTATATGAATATAAGAATAAAGCAGCCCAACTTCAAATGCAGAATACACAGTTTAAAGAAAGAGCACAACTGTTCCCAGATGTTATTTCTACAGGCAATGCTTCTCTACTCCTGAGAAGTGTGAAATTGGAAGATGATGGTGTGTATCGCTGTAGTGTCACTGCGGGAAAACTCTCAGGAACTACAAGCATTAATCTTAGAGTGGCTG gttttacagcCCCCACCTTTACCCAACAGACAAATACTTCACTAACTGCGGAGGCCCAGAGATGGTTTCCCCAACCGGAGGTTACCTGGTTAAGTCAGAGTGGAGAACTTTTAAACAGCAGCAGCCAATTCAGCAACAATTCGGCTGGAATCACACTAGTTGTCAGTGTCCTGGAGTTCCCGGTAAAAGTGGATGACACTTACACCTGCATTATAGAAAACAGCCTTGTGAAAGCTGTCTCGGAGGCAACTGTAACAG GCAATGAAGTGACGGGAAAGACATACTTCATTTTGAATGCTGCGTCTACAACAGTATTATCCCTACAACTCTTGTTTGTAGTTATACTTATTAATTTCTTTCTCAAGTAG